A single window of Arcobacter venerupis DNA harbors:
- a CDS encoding methyl-accepting chemotaxis protein, whose product MLNNISIKIKLIGLSVIVSLSFLLILIIELVSINKIDNISIISNNIKNMEIQLLELRKNEKDFLARKDLKYLDNFKKNVQNIEKMKNTLDNEFIKSEIDQTELNNYKKVIDEYSNIFSEVVKLQEKIGLNPENGLYGALRDSVHLVQEFAKKSNDNYLLATVYDLRKQEKDFMLRFDEQYVEKFNKIVTKLENDEKYKDLNKIIVDYRTNFLNLVLAEKEKGLNEDSGLMKSMRDVVHKSNKSLENLTTVINDKTEKLHQKIEIFSYILIITIGIFIIIALLYISRIINKSLYSFQKELSQFFAFLNNETTNITLLDDKNNDEFGNMSKIINANIIKTQENIKKDKALIDDATKVANDIKDGHLSSRINKDSNSNELNELKNVINQMLENLNVNISNILNVLKNFALHDYTKRVNTKSVQGDILSLCENINIVGNTITKMLIDSKGIGLHLQDNALILVDNVKNLTQNANTTAASLEETAAAVEEITATITKNSQNINEMTQYAQNVIVAAKTGEDLATKTTIAMDEINAQVISINESITLIDQIAFQTNILSLNAAVEAATAGEVGKGFAVVAAEVRNLASRSAEVAREIKTLVGNATSKANDGKEIATNMINGYTSLNKNIQSTVTLINSVSSASKEQRIGIEQINDSITQLDQQTQQIAMISATTQEIAEQTNNIAIQIVENSDEKEFEGKHSIKAIHS is encoded by the coding sequence ATGCTAAATAATATTTCAATAAAAATAAAATTAATCGGTTTATCTGTAATTGTCTCATTATCATTTTTATTAATTTTAATAATTGAACTTGTCTCTATAAATAAGATAGATAATATTTCAATAATAAGTAATAATATTAAAAATATGGAAATACAACTATTAGAATTGAGAAAAAACGAAAAAGATTTTCTTGCAAGAAAAGATTTAAAATACTTAGATAATTTCAAAAAAAATGTACAAAATATTGAAAAAATGAAAAATACATTAGACAATGAATTTATTAAATCAGAAATTGATCAAACAGAGTTAAATAATTATAAAAAAGTTATTGATGAATACTCAAATATTTTTTCAGAAGTTGTAAAACTTCAAGAAAAAATTGGTTTAAATCCAGAAAATGGTTTATATGGTGCATTAAGAGATAGTGTTCATTTAGTTCAGGAATTTGCAAAAAAATCAAATGATAACTATTTACTTGCTACCGTTTATGATTTGAGAAAACAAGAAAAAGATTTTATGTTAAGGTTTGATGAACAATATGTTGAAAAGTTTAATAAAATTGTTACAAAACTAGAAAATGATGAAAAATATAAAGATTTAAATAAAATAATTGTTGACTATAGAACAAATTTTTTAAATCTTGTTTTAGCTGAAAAAGAAAAAGGATTAAATGAAGATTCTGGATTAATGAAAAGTATGAGAGACGTAGTTCATAAATCAAATAAATCTTTAGAAAATTTAACAACTGTAATAAATGATAAAACTGAAAAATTACACCAAAAAATCGAGATTTTTTCGTATATTCTCATTATTACAATTGGTATTTTTATAATCATTGCTCTTTTATATATAAGTAGAATAATAAATAAATCTTTATATTCTTTTCAAAAAGAATTAAGTCAATTTTTTGCCTTTTTAAACAATGAAACGACAAATATAACTCTTTTAGATGATAAAAATAATGATGAGTTTGGAAATATGTCTAAAATCATAAATGCAAATATTATCAAAACTCAAGAAAACATCAAAAAAGATAAAGCCTTAATTGATGATGCTACAAAAGTGGCAAATGATATAAAAGATGGTCATTTAAGTAGTAGAATAAACAAAGATTCTAACTCAAATGAACTAAATGAATTAAAAAATGTAATTAATCAAATGTTAGAAAATTTAAATGTTAATATCAGTAATATTTTAAATGTTCTTAAAAATTTTGCATTACATGACTATACAAAAAGAGTTAATACAAAATCAGTTCAAGGAGATATACTTTCTCTTTGTGAAAATATAAATATTGTTGGTAATACTATTACTAAAATGTTAATTGATAGTAAAGGTATTGGTTTACATTTACAAGACAATGCCCTTATTTTAGTTGATAATGTAAAGAATTTAACACAAAATGCAAATACTACAGCTGCCTCACTTGAAGAAACAGCAGCAGCTGTTGAAGAAATAACAGCAACTATTACAAAAAATAGTCAAAATATTAATGAAATGACTCAGTATGCTCAAAATGTAATAGTTGCTGCAAAAACTGGTGAAGATTTAGCAACTAAAACTACAATAGCAATGGATGAAATAAATGCGCAGGTTATTTCAATAAATGAATCAATTACCTTAATTGACCAAATTGCATTCCAAACAAATATTCTTTCATTAAATGCAGCTGTTGAAGCAGCAACGGCTGGAGAAGTAGGTAAAGGATTTGCAGTAGTTGCAGCAGAAGTGAGAAATCTAGCTTCAAGAAGTGCTGAAGTTGCAAGAGAGATTAAAACTCTTGTTGGAAATGCCACAAGTAAAGCAAATGATGGTAAAGAAATTGCTACAAATATGATAAATGGTTATACATCTTTAAATAAAAATATTCAAAGTACAGTTACTTTAATAAATAGCGTTTCAAGTGCTTCAAAAGAGCAACGAATTGGTATTGAACAAATAAATGATTCAATAACTCAACTGGATCAACAAACTCAACAAATCGCCATGATTTCAGCTACTACACAAGAAATTGCAGAACAAACAAATAATATTGCAATACAAATTGTAGAAAATAGTGATGAAAAAGAGTTTGAAGGTAAACATAGTATTAAAGCTATTCATTCATAA
- a CDS encoding Na/Pi cotransporter family protein, translating into MAKKILLPFGFLILAYFVISQENFTVILSGIAIFLIGMFFMQDGFKLLSGGILEKLLQKFTSNTFYAILTGFFSTSIVQSSSIISLVVISFLSVELLTLVQGIGIIFGSNLGSTTTAWIVSSLGVDVKISIYAMPMILFGVLFRFFKSNSYKGVGNVLLGLGFIFLGISYMKDGFDTLKDSIDLASYSMEGVLGIIIYILIGAIATVVIQSSAATLAIIITALSAGSIIYINAIALAIGANIGTTFTAIIASLASNENGKRVAFAHFTFNIITATIITIFIYSFKDLVDFLAPYLGISEDNYGMKLSLFHTIFSLLGILLLSPFINQIVKLSEKLIKKKVSALSKPKYLLDSNLSLPDTAIVSIRKETINLYENCQKAMLHALNLHTSNLKTLDDLKVQISKEVTKIDTNIDEIYHSNLKIIYSEIIKYSSFAQENMTSFQQREVADIKRSAKIIVEVLKDTRDIQKNVNFYLKSKNDYIKEEYNLLREELATILVDLNLLYNNENELEKMTQLEVIKSTLLANDLSNSGKIDALIREDKIKATMATSLINDSATVYSIQKKLVEMASMLFLNNTLLKEIGDSQNGSR; encoded by the coding sequence GTGGCAAAAAAAATACTTTTACCTTTTGGCTTTCTTATTCTCGCATATTTTGTAATTTCACAAGAGAACTTCACGGTAATCTTAAGTGGAATTGCAATTTTCTTAATCGGTATGTTTTTTATGCAAGATGGTTTCAAACTACTATCTGGTGGGATTTTAGAAAAACTACTTCAAAAATTTACAAGTAATACTTTCTATGCAATTTTAACTGGATTTTTTTCAACTTCGATTGTTCAAAGTTCATCAATTATCTCCTTAGTTGTTATCTCTTTTTTATCTGTTGAATTATTAACTTTAGTTCAAGGAATTGGAATAATATTTGGTTCAAACCTTGGAAGTACAACAACAGCTTGGATTGTTTCAAGTTTAGGAGTGGATGTAAAAATCTCTATTTATGCGATGCCAATGATTCTTTTTGGTGTACTTTTTAGATTTTTCAAAAGTAATAGTTACAAAGGTGTGGGAAATGTACTTTTAGGATTAGGATTTATTTTCCTTGGTATTTCTTATATGAAAGATGGTTTTGATACTTTAAAAGATTCTATAGATTTAGCTTCATATTCAATGGAAGGTGTTTTAGGAATCATAATTTACATCTTAATTGGAGCAATAGCAACGGTTGTTATTCAATCAAGTGCAGCAACTTTAGCTATTATAATTACAGCTTTAAGTGCTGGAAGTATTATATATATAAATGCAATTGCTCTTGCAATTGGTGCAAATATAGGAACAACATTTACAGCAATCATCGCTTCACTAGCTTCAAATGAAAATGGGAAAAGAGTAGCATTTGCACATTTTACTTTTAATATAATAACTGCAACTATAATAACTATATTTATCTATTCATTTAAAGATTTAGTTGATTTTCTAGCTCCTTATTTAGGAATTAGTGAAGATAATTATGGAATGAAATTGTCGTTATTTCATACAATATTTAGTTTACTTGGTATTCTTTTACTTTCACCATTTATAAATCAAATAGTAAAACTTTCAGAAAAACTAATCAAGAAAAAAGTATCAGCTTTATCAAAACCAAAATATCTTTTGGATTCAAATTTAAGTCTTCCAGATACGGCTATTGTATCAATTAGAAAAGAGACAATTAATCTTTATGAAAATTGTCAAAAAGCAATGCTTCATGCTTTAAATCTACATACAAGTAATCTAAAAACGCTAGACGATTTAAAAGTTCAAATTTCTAAAGAAGTTACAAAAATAGATACAAATATTGATGAAATTTATCATTCAAATTTAAAAATCATATATAGCGAAATCATAAAATACTCTTCATTTGCCCAAGAAAATATGACAAGTTTCCAACAAAGAGAAGTTGCAGATATAAAAAGAAGTGCAAAAATTATAGTTGAAGTATTAAAAGATACAAGAGATATTCAAAAAAATGTTAATTTTTATTTAAAAAGTAAAAATGATTATATAAAAGAAGAGTATAATTTATTAAGAGAAGAGTTAGCTACAATATTAGTTGATTTAAATTTGTTATACAATAATGAAAATGAGTTAGAAAAAATGACTCAATTAGAAGTTATCAAATCGACTCTTTTAGCAAATGATTTATCAAATTCTGGAAAAATAGATGCTTTAATTAGAGAAGATAAAATCAAAGCTACAATGGCAACTTCACTCATAAATGATAGTGCAACTGTTTATTCTATTCAAAAAAAGTTAGTTGAAATGGCAAGTATGTTATTTTTAAATAATACTCTACTAAAAGAGATAGGAGATAGTCAAAATGGATCTAGATAA
- a CDS encoding tRNA (cytidine(34)-2'-O)-methyltransferase has translation MFNIVLLEPRIPGNVGTIGRLAFALNCTLHLIKPYGFGEITEKEVRRAGLDYWFELDVREYENIEDFWAKNPFNDRHFLATTKTKQVYFEASYEVGDYFYFGREDAGLPMSLLEKSPKTCITIPMTNEARSLNIANSVSIVAYEALRQNFKDFK, from the coding sequence ATGTTTAATATCGTTTTATTAGAACCTCGAATCCCTGGAAATGTAGGAACTATAGGAAGACTTGCCTTTGCACTTAACTGCACACTTCATCTAATCAAACCTTATGGTTTTGGTGAGATTACTGAAAAAGAAGTTCGTCGTGCTGGGCTTGATTATTGGTTTGAATTAGATGTTAGAGAGTATGAAAATATCGAAGATTTTTGGGCAAAAAATCCATTTAATGATAGACATTTTTTAGCAACTACTAAAACAAAGCAAGTTTATTTTGAAGCAAGTTATGAAGTAGGGGATTATTTTTATTTTGGAAGAGAAGATGCTGGACTTCCTATGTCTTTACTTGAAAAAAGTCCAAAAACATGTATTACAATTCCTATGACAAATGAAGCAAGAAGTTTAAATATTGCAAACTCAGTTTCAATCGTAGCTTACGAAGCTTTAAGACAAAACTTTAAAGATTTTAAATAA
- the purU gene encoding formyltetrahydrofolate deformylase, with translation MEEYILLIDTEDSKGLVYNISKVLFANNLNIEQNAEYVDPDTKKFFMRSIISGNVSKNILLKELTEVLPNGASIKLNKKEKKDVVILATKEFHVLGDLLIRYIAEELNANIKAVIANHDHLKDLVEKFNIPFTCISADGMSREDHEDKMIAKINEYEPELIVLAKYMRILTPKFVDAFPKKVLNIHHSFLPAFIGANPYKQAHERGVKIIGATAHYVTSDLDEGPIIFQDVVRVDHSYSWEDMRNAGRNVEKIVLSNAFEMLLHDRVFVHGNKTVIL, from the coding sequence ATGGAAGAGTATATACTTTTAATTGACACAGAAGATTCAAAAGGACTTGTTTATAATATCTCAAAAGTTCTTTTTGCAAATAACTTAAACATCGAGCAAAATGCTGAATATGTTGACCCTGATACAAAAAAGTTTTTTATGAGAAGTATTATTTCTGGAAATGTCTCTAAAAATATCTTGCTAAAAGAGTTAACAGAAGTTCTACCTAATGGCGCTTCAATTAAACTAAATAAAAAAGAGAAAAAAGATGTTGTTATTTTAGCAACTAAAGAGTTTCATGTTTTAGGTGATTTATTAATTAGATATATTGCAGAGGAATTAAATGCAAATATCAAAGCTGTTATTGCAAATCATGACCACTTAAAAGATTTAGTTGAGAAGTTCAATATTCCTTTTACTTGTATTAGTGCAGATGGAATGAGCAGAGAAGATCATGAAGATAAAATGATTGCTAAAATCAATGAATATGAGCCTGAATTAATCGTTCTTGCAAAATATATGAGAATTTTAACTCCAAAATTTGTAGATGCTTTCCCTAAAAAAGTTTTAAATATTCACCACTCATTTTTACCAGCATTCATTGGAGCAAATCCATATAAACAAGCACACGAAAGAGGTGTTAAAATTATTGGAGCAACTGCTCATTATGTTACAAGTGATTTGGATGAAGGTCCAATTATATTCCAAGATGTGGTAAGAGTAGATCACAGTTATTCTTGGGAAGATATGAGAAATGCAGGAAGAAATGTAGAAAAAATCGTACTTTCAAATGCTTTTGAAATGTTATTACATGATAGAGTTTTTGTTCATGGAAATAAAACGGTAATTTTATAA